The DNA window TTTTGATAGCGGTCAAATTCTTCTTCTCTTTAGTCCTCTTGCATTCGTCACATAGCGAGCGCTCAGACGCGAAGACGTGACCGCGTGGAGGGAGTTTGCCTGAGAGAGCCGCTACCAAAGCTTGCTCTATGTACGAGAGTGGAGGCGGGCAGCCTGGCATATAGTAGTCTACAGGTATCACTTGGTCCAGTGCTCTTATGGTGTCGTAGGTGACTGGTAGCTCAAGGTGCTTACCATCCGCCTTTGAGAGAGGCTGCGGTAACATACCAGCCTTGTTATCTGTGCTCCAGGTTTCGACGTAGGCGGTCTTCATTATATCATCTGCTGTAGATACGTTCGCCAACCCTGGTATGCCGCCGAAGCAGGCGCAGGAGCCATATGCTACTACCGCCTTTGACTTTCTCCTAACGAGCTTGGCTAGCTCCTCGTTATCACTATTGGTTATAGCGCCCTCGTAGAGGGTTAGATCAACACTTCCATCTGGCACAGATTCTAGGTCGCTAAGCTTGAAGTCTGCTCCAGTGGGCCAATAAACAATCTCGACATTAGCCAGCACATCAAGCAGAGTAGGTCCTAAATCGAGTAGCGAGTAGTCGCATCCAGCGCAAGTTGAACCCAAGACGATTGCAACCTTAGGTTTAGCCATCACTCACCACCTCCACTAGCCGTCTGAGCAGTAATCAGGGGGGCGAATAGCCTCTCCTGCTTCAGAGGACTAGGACCGAGCGCCCTTATCTTCTCAATGAACTCCTTCGCGACCTTCGTGAATAACTCTCCTTCTGATGCTGAAATCCACTCCAGCCTAAGCCGCTCCTTCTCCAACCCGAATTGAGCTAAAAGCTGCTCAAGCAGCCTAATCCTCTTCCTGGTCTTATAGTTACCGGCGATGTAGTGGCAGTCACCTGGGTGGCAGCCTGTGACAAGCACACCATCAGCCCCAGCCTTAAAGGCGTAGAGTATGTGTTCCGGCTCAAGCCTGCCTGAGCACATCAACCTAACCACCCTTAAGTTGGCGGGGTAGAGCATTCTGCTTGTGCCAGCAAGATCCATGCCTGCGTATGAGCACCAGTTGCACGCAAATACTACGATTCTAGGTTCGAAGTTACTTGCCATGCGCATCTACCTCCCTCTTGCAAGCACCTCGATCTGAGGTATGAGCTGCTTGTCTTCGAAGCCGAGCTGGGTCATCGCACCAGATGGGCAAGCTGCTGCGCAGGCTCCGCAACCTTTGCACTTGGTAGCCTCGACTTTAGCAACCCTTCCGCCGTTTCTAGCCTCGAGTACGATAGCTGTGTATGGGCATATGGGTTCACATACGCCGCAGCCGCTACATAGGTCTTGGTTGACTGAAGCGACATTAGGCACACTCTCAACTTCGCCCCTAGCTAGCAGTGCTATAGCTGAAGCCGCTGCTGCACCAGCCTGAGCCACTGTATCTGGGATATCCTTCGGACCCTGCACTACACCAGCTATAAAAACGCCATCTACCGAGGTCTCTGTCGGTCTGAGTTTCGGGTGTAATTCGAGTGCGAAGCCATCTGGACCTCTGGAGCATTTGAGGACTGTTGCTATCTGCTCGAAGGAGGGGTCTGGTACAACGCCCGTCTCAAGCACGACGAGGTCTGGGTTAAGCCTTATGAGCCTATTTGTGTTCTGATCGAAGACGTCGAAGTATAGTGAGCCGTTTGAGTCTTCAAATATCTCCATGGGTCTTCCTCTGATGAACTGAACGTTATCCAACGCTCTGATTCTCGCGTAGAAGTCTTCATACCCTTTGCCGAATGCCCTTATGTCGGTGTAGCATATTGTTACCTTAGCATCGGGTATGTGGCTTACGATGTAGTAGGCGTGCTTTATGCCAGCAACACAACCGAATCTGCAGCAGTAGTCTAGGTGCTTCTCATCTCTTGAACCTACGCATAAGATTATAGCCACGTTCTTAGGCTCCTTCTTGTCGCCGGGTCTTAATATGGCACCTTTTGTCGGGCCTGTTGCTGAAGTGAGCCGCTCTAGCTCTAAGCCCGTTATCACATTCTTACTCAACCCATATCTGTACTCAGGCATCTTCGTCTTAACATCATACAGACCATATCCGGTCGCCAAGATGATCGCACCCACATTGATCGTTATCTCTTTGGGCTGCTGAGTGTAGTCTATTGCCTTGGCGGGACAGAACTTCTCACACGCTCTACAGGTGCCCTTCTTGAAGTAGACGCAGTTATCCCTATCTAGGACCGGCTTCAGAGGAACAGCCTGCGGGAATTCGAAGTAGATCACCTTCCTCTTACCTAAACCGAGGTTAAATTCGCTTGGCACTGTGTAAGGACATTTCTGCTCACAGATTCCGCAACCTGTGCATAGATCTTCGTTAACATACCTCGGCTTCTTGAGGATCTTTACGGTGAAGTTCCCTACTGAGCCATCTATAGACTGAACTTCACTATATGTTAAGAGCTTTATGTTCGGGTGCTGCGCCGCCTCAACCATCATGGGTGTTAATATACACTGTGAGCAGTCTAGGGTCGGGAAGGTCTTATCCAACCTGGCCATATTGCCTCCTATACTCGGCCTCTTCTCCACAAGGTAGACTTCAAAGCCGCTATTCGCTATGTCGAGCGCCGCCCTTATACCAGCCACACCACCACCTATAACCAACGCTCTCTTGACAGCAGGCATTCTCACAGTCTCAATAGGCTTCAGCATACGTGCCTTCGCAACCGCAGCCTCAACCAGATCTTTAGCCTTCTCTGTCGCCTCTTGTGGCTGCTTTTCGTGAACCCAAGAGCAGTGTTCACGGATATTCGCCATCTCAAGTAAGTATGGGTTGAGACCAGCGCGCTCCAAAGCCTTTCTAAAAGTTGGTTCATGCATTCTGGGTGAGCAGGAGGCGACAACAACCCTATTCAGACCCTTTGTTTTGATGTCTTCAATGATCATGTTTTGCCCCGGATCTGAGCACATGAATGGGTAGTCTTTTGCAACCACTACATTAGGTAGGGTTGATGCGTGCTCCACTACCGCTTTGACATTAACAACACTAGCGATATTAACGCCGCAGTGGCAGACGTATACTCCAACCTTAGGTTCTTCAGCCATCCACTTTTCACCTCCTCAACTTTTCGAGCACACTTCCAACTGGGCTCATATTCAAGTTGAGCCCCAACTCTCTTTCACTTATACCCATAGCCAAGCCGAGCAGCTGGGTGTAGTAGAAGGTTGGTATAGACAGGCTTCTATCACCAGTGATGGTTTTGGCGGCATCTTGCTTCCCATCTATCATGTCGAAGCAGTAGGGGCAGAGGGTTGTAACACCATCGAAACCTCCCTCCACAAACCGCTTTAACCTCGAGGCAACTGTCTTGATCGCAGCATCGGTCGAATACGGCAACATGGCTGCACCACAACACTCATACTTCTCCGGATGATCACGAGTCTGCAAACCTATAGCCTCAGCCAAGGCTTCAAGCTTCAGCTTACCATCCCTCTTCTCAGGTCTACCGATGTGCGATGGGCGGACCAAGTGGCAGCCTGGGTGGCAAGCGAACTTAAGTGGCGGAAGTTTATATGCAATGGCTGAGGAGATCTTTTCAACACCAACCAGATCATGAAGCGCTTCAACAGGATGATAGACCCTAGCTTTACCAGTATACTTCAGACCCTCTTCTCTGAGAAGTGCGTTAACTTGCTCAAGAAGATGCCTTCTTTCTCTTAACAAGAAGGCTGCCTCACTTAGAGCAAGATGGCACCCATTGCATGGTGCAAGTAGATCTAATCCACCGGCTTCAGCTATAGCCATTAGTCTAGCTGGACCGTATATGCTGTAGAATCTGTTTATACCCATTATTGGAGTGCCGCAGCAGTTTGAGTCAGGCATCTCCACTAGCTCGATTCCAAGCCTTGGGAAGACCGCTCTGGTTGAGAGTTCGTAGCCGTACTGCTTTGTGGGTGTTGCGCAGCCTAAGAAGATATACATCTTCATCTTTAGGTCAACCTCCTGTATCCGAAGCTTGAGACGAGCTTCCTGAACTTCTCCATATCTTTCGGATGCACGATTTCTGGAAGCCCTAAGCTCTCTCTAGATACCTCTTCGAACTCGGTTGTGGTTATCGTCATAGGCTTATCCATTATACAACCATAGTCTAGCACATTGTTTGCCATCCCTACCAGCATCTCAGGCGGTTTATACCCTCGTGAGATCGCCACATTTTTCAGAGCAGTTACTACGTCAAATGGTGCAACATCTTGTGGGCAGTATTCCTTACACTTTAGGCACATGGAGCACGCCCATATTATGCCGCTTCTCATAACTTCTTCAGCCAGCCCCGCCTTGGTCAAAATTACCATCATATGGGGTCTATAATCACTCACTTTGGCCGCGGGGCAGCCGCTTGTACACTTCATACATTGGTAGCAGGCTTCAGGTCTCTGATCACCAATAACTTTTCTCACAGCATCTAGAATGTCGGTCTGGGCATATGTCTGCATCTATGCACCACACCTCCGTCCTGAGACTTGCTCCGCCTCAGGGTTGAGGGAAAGGTACTTACACATCCCTACATCCAACAAACTATTGGTAGTGATTCTATATATCTGTGGTGTAAATAGAGTATTAACCATTCCAGACTATATATTCATTATATTATCTAAAGAATCGTACATAATAGATAATATCGAAACAGTAAAATCCCACATCCTAGCGTGTTTTACATTAATGGCAGCAAAGTCACTGATCTTGGGCTGTGGAAACATATTCAGAGGGGACGATGGATTTGGACCAAGAGTCGCTGAATATATAGTTAGGGAACGCCTAACAGACGAAAACAGCATAGAGGTTTTAGATGTTGGCTTGGGTGTCTCCAGAGTTCTATTAGACATACTTTCAGATGAGAAGAAGCCCAAAAAGATCATCTTGGTAGATGCTCTTCACCAAACAGGTAGGGCGGGTGAAGTGAAAATTCTTAGCCTCAACGACATACCTTCAGTGGAGGGTAGATCGCCGTCACACAGCTTCCCCAATAAGGAGATGCTTGCTAAATTGGAGGAGATGGGTGTGAAGATATCGATAGTGGCTTGCGTAGCCGAGTATTTGCCTGATGAAGTTTCTGTTATGATGTCCAAAGAGGTTGAGAAGGCAATACCCAAGGCTGCGGTGCTCGCTGTGGAGCTGGCATCTGATCCTTAGCATCTGAGAC is part of the Nitrososphaerota archaeon genome and encodes:
- a CDS encoding CoB--CoM heterodisulfide reductase iron-sulfur subunit A family protein, yielding MAEEPKVGVYVCHCGVNIASVVNVKAVVEHASTLPNVVVAKDYPFMCSDPGQNMIIEDIKTKGLNRVVVASCSPRMHEPTFRKALERAGLNPYLLEMANIREHCSWVHEKQPQEATEKAKDLVEAAVAKARMLKPIETVRMPAVKRALVIGGGVAGIRAALDIANSGFEVYLVEKRPSIGGNMARLDKTFPTLDCSQCILTPMMVEAAQHPNIKLLTYSEVQSIDGSVGNFTVKILKKPRYVNEDLCTGCGICEQKCPYTVPSEFNLGLGKRKVIYFEFPQAVPLKPVLDRDNCVYFKKGTCRACEKFCPAKAIDYTQQPKEITINVGAIILATGYGLYDVKTKMPEYRYGLSKNVITGLELERLTSATGPTKGAILRPGDKKEPKNVAIILCVGSRDEKHLDYCCRFGCVAGIKHAYYIVSHIPDAKVTICYTDIRAFGKGYEDFYARIRALDNVQFIRGRPMEIFEDSNGSLYFDVFDQNTNRLIRLNPDLVVLETGVVPDPSFEQIATVLKCSRGPDGFALELHPKLRPTETSVDGVFIAGVVQGPKDIPDTVAQAGAAAASAIALLARGEVESVPNVASVNQDLCSGCGVCEPICPYTAIVLEARNGGRVAKVEATKCKGCGACAAACPSGAMTQLGFEDKQLIPQIEVLARGR
- a CDS encoding hydrogenase maturation protease; its protein translation is MAAKSLILGCGNIFRGDDGFGPRVAEYIVRERLTDENSIEVLDVGLGVSRVLLDILSDEKKPKKIILVDALHQTGRAGEVKILSLNDIPSVEGRSPSHSFPNKEMLAKLEEMGVKISIVACVAEYLPDEVSVMMSKEVEKAIPKAAVLAVELASDP
- a CDS encoding oxidoreductase, producing MAKPKVAIVLGSTCAGCDYSLLDLGPTLLDVLANVEIVYWPTGADFKLSDLESVPDGSVDLTLYEGAITNSDNEELAKLVRRKSKAVVAYGSCACFGGIPGLANVSTADDIMKTAYVETWSTDNKAGMLPQPLSKADGKHLELPVTYDTIRALDQVIPVDYYMPGCPPPLSYIEQALVAALSGKLPPRGHVFASERSLCDECKRTKEKKNLTAIKRFHEIIPDSQRCLLEQGILCMGPATRGGCKAPCVDNNIPCRGCMGPTPEALDQGAKMLSALASIIALDQETGVSEDRLIPLIQQVKDPLGTFYRFGLPKSMFRRVIPRR
- a CDS encoding hydrogenase iron-sulfur subunit produces the protein MASNFEPRIVVFACNWCSYAGMDLAGTSRMLYPANLRVVRLMCSGRLEPEHILYAFKAGADGVLVTGCHPGDCHYIAGNYKTRKRIRLLEQLLAQFGLEKERLRLEWISASEGELFTKVAKEFIEKIRALGPSPLKQERLFAPLITAQTASGGGE